In the genome of Chryseobacterium oryzae, one region contains:
- a CDS encoding 3-phosphoshikimate 1-carboxyvinyltransferase, with translation MIITKSKLISGRNIQISGSKSISNRLLILEKLFKNIEIGNLSNSQDTQLLQKALSENSEVVDIHHAGTAMRFLTSYYSIQEGKTTILTGSKRMKERPIKNLVTALQNLGVEIEYLENEGFPPLKIIGRSITETTVDVPANISSQFITSLLLIAGKLEKGLEINLIGKVTSRSYIEMTLSILTYFGIENTFEGNSIKVEPFINHPSSIINYEVESDWSSVSYFYSFAAIGRETIHLKSFYKNSTQGDAAIARIYEDFFGIKTIFNEDEHQLTLQPIENFKFPEKIILDMNNCPDIAQTLCVTAVALKIPFEISGLGTLRVKETDRLSALNIELKKLGCETEITQSSIKSVHFTEPEENISIKTYQDHRMAMSFAPFCLIKELNIEDENVVEKSYPMFWEDLDKILVKE, from the coding sequence ATGATCATCACAAAATCTAAATTAATTTCAGGAAGAAACATACAAATAAGCGGTTCGAAAAGCATTTCGAATCGTTTGTTGATTTTAGAAAAATTGTTTAAAAATATAGAAATTGGTAATCTGTCTAATTCTCAGGATACTCAATTGTTACAAAAGGCTTTGTCTGAAAACAGCGAAGTGGTCGATATTCATCATGCAGGAACGGCAATGCGTTTTCTTACCTCCTATTATTCTATTCAGGAAGGAAAAACCACCATTCTTACCGGATCAAAAAGAATGAAAGAAAGACCCATTAAGAATTTGGTAACGGCTTTGCAAAATCTTGGTGTTGAAATAGAATATTTAGAAAATGAAGGCTTTCCGCCATTGAAAATTATAGGAAGGTCTATTACAGAGACAACAGTGGATGTTCCGGCAAATATTTCAAGCCAGTTTATTACCTCTTTACTGTTAATTGCAGGAAAATTAGAGAAAGGTTTAGAAATAAATCTTATTGGTAAAGTTACTTCTAGGTCTTATATTGAAATGACGCTCAGTATTTTAACTTATTTCGGAATTGAAAATACTTTTGAAGGAAATTCGATTAAAGTAGAACCATTTATCAACCATCCATCATCCATCATCAATTATGAAGTAGAAAGCGACTGGAGTTCTGTGTCGTATTTTTACTCATTTGCGGCGATTGGAAGAGAAACCATTCATTTGAAAAGTTTTTACAAAAATTCTACTCAGGGAGATGCTGCAATTGCGAGAATTTATGAAGATTTCTTTGGAATAAAAACGATTTTCAATGAAGATGAACATCAACTTACTCTTCAGCCCATAGAAAACTTTAAGTTTCCTGAAAAGATTATTTTGGATATGAATAATTGCCCCGACATTGCTCAGACGCTTTGTGTAACGGCGGTTGCCTTAAAAATTCCATTTGAAATTTCAGGTTTGGGAACGTTAAGAGTGAAGGAAACAGACCGACTTTCAGCTTTAAATATAGAATTGAAAAAACTGGGTTGCGAAACCGAAATTACGCAATCATCCATCAAATCAGTTCATTTTACAGAGCCGGAAGAAAATATTTCTATTAAAACATATCAGGATCACAGAATGGCAATGAGTTTTGCACCTTTTTGTCTGATCAAAGAATTGAATATTGAAGACGAAAATGTGGTAGAAAAATCTTATCCGATGTTTTGGGAAGATTTGGATAAAATCCTTGTCAAGGAATGA
- a CDS encoding SDR family oxidoreductase has product MSKTIIITGTSSGIGFVLAEYFGKKGHKVYGLSRKLTESKYFKSIPTDVTDNEAVQNAIVEVLKTETKIDVLINNAGMGMVGSVEDSSKEDILKLFNLNLVGAVQMMSAVMPKMRENKFGQIINVSSIGSEMGLPFRGFYSASKSALDKVTEAMRYEVYPWNIEVCSLHLGDIKTNIAENRVRTKVSEPYKNVFDNVYALMNSHVGDGTEPLEVAEYVEGLLNKKKWKAHYYFGKFGQKIGVPLKWILPQGTYENLMKKYNKLD; this is encoded by the coding sequence ATGTCAAAAACCATTATTATTACAGGAACTTCTTCCGGAATTGGTTTCGTGTTAGCAGAATATTTCGGGAAGAAAGGTCATAAAGTATACGGTTTAAGCCGAAAACTAACTGAAAGTAAGTATTTCAAGTCTATCCCAACGGATGTTACCGATAATGAAGCGGTACAAAATGCGATTGTAGAAGTTTTAAAAACAGAAACAAAAATTGATGTGCTCATCAATAATGCTGGAATGGGTATGGTAGGTTCCGTAGAAGATTCTTCCAAAGAAGATATTCTAAAATTATTCAATCTGAATCTTGTGGGTGCGGTGCAAATGATGAGTGCTGTAATGCCGAAAATGCGTGAAAATAAATTTGGACAGATTATCAACGTTTCCAGCATCGGAAGTGAGATGGGGCTGCCTTTCCGTGGGTTTTATTCTGCTTCCAAATCTGCTTTGGATAAAGTGACGGAAGCGATGAGATACGAAGTTTACCCTTGGAATATTGAGGTTTGTTCGCTTCATTTGGGAGATATTAAAACCAACATTGCAGAAAACAGAGTTCGTACAAAAGTTTCAGAACCGTACAAAAATGTTTTTGATAATGTGTATGCTTTGATGAATTCTCATGTTGGGGACGGAACAGAACCTTTGGAAGTTGCCGAATATGTTGAAGGTCTTTTAAACAAAAAGAAATGGAAAGCACATTATTATTTTGGGAAATTCGGGCAAAAAATTGGCGTTCCTTTGAAGTGGATTCTTCCGCAGGGAACATACGAGAATTTAATGAAGAAATACAATAAACTTGATTAA
- a CDS encoding WG repeat-containing protein produces the protein MMQVAKYLFLLLPVLFCAQNGKLIPVKVGSKWGFMDAKNTLIIPAKYDRANSFAEYERYDKTERKIKKITLAKVFEDRKMKCILTDNTELPCDNLSRASENSSSDILVESESKIRQAEMMQREKDEKIIDDFKKQNIGKFDDVKIAAKNPLLFRIAKNKKYGITDEKGTVIIPADFEIIETKSFSNSQGKHEVYFIGKSLDPKTSNLYFSDRGKKLAENFMPYFPVHPSGNLIKIQDSKGKYRIYNFQQKKYINKNYYDKLDSSYDNGLLLAQRNGSEFYIDETGKEYVYR, from the coding sequence ATGATGCAAGTAGCTAAATATTTGTTTTTATTGCTTCCTGTTCTGTTTTGTGCTCAGAATGGCAAACTTATTCCGGTGAAAGTTGGTAGTAAATGGGGATTTATGGATGCTAAAAACACATTAATAATCCCAGCAAAATATGATAGAGCAAATTCTTTTGCGGAGTATGAACGGTATGATAAAACAGAGCGAAAAATAAAAAAAATAACTCTGGCAAAAGTTTTCGAAGACAGGAAAATGAAATGTATCCTTACAGACAATACCGAATTACCGTGCGACAATCTTTCGAGAGCCAGTGAAAATTCATCTTCGGATATTTTAGTAGAATCTGAAAGTAAAATTCGTCAGGCAGAAATGATGCAAAGAGAAAAGGATGAAAAAATAATTGATGATTTCAAAAAACAGAATATTGGTAAGTTTGATGATGTTAAAATAGCAGCTAAAAATCCATTATTGTTCAGAATTGCAAAAAATAAGAAATACGGAATTACTGATGAAAAAGGAACAGTTATTATTCCTGCAGATTTCGAAATAATAGAAACTAAAAGCTTCAGCAATTCCCAAGGGAAGCACGAGGTGTATTTTATAGGAAAATCTTTAGATCCCAAAACCTCCAATTTGTATTTTTCTGATCGCGGAAAGAAATTGGCGGAAAATTTCATGCCTTATTTTCCCGTTCATCCATCTGGAAATTTAATTAAAATACAAGACAGTAAAGGCAAATACAGAATTTACAACTTTCAGCAAAAAAAATACATTAATAAAAATTACTACGACAAATTAGATTCTTCCTACGATAATGGTTTACTATTAGCACAGCGAAACGGATCAGAATTCTATATTGATGAAACAGGAAAAGAATATGTTTATCGCTAA
- a CDS encoding BamA/TamA family outer membrane protein, producing the protein MKQEKNMFIAKFLPIKIFSFCMVVMLCCCTFFKAQKKQYFLIDTETKVKKKVKDSLSAAKFLDSLAQSNYFFTELKDVKLKGDSTLIYYDKGKNFNESYVSLSDSIVHQLKLEKEFFTKNLDSVKQNISKKYIDDGFAFSRIKSKFKGQKKGYPVVELEINKNNKRTIDGFVVKGYTKIPKRFIKNLDKDFKGKTYDEKNLIAINKNFLSHPFISLERQPQTLFTKDSTQIYLFMEKKKTNSFDGVIGFGNDKKDKFTLNGTLNVNFKNMFNGFETLNLYWQRNPDKGQTFDLQSDIPYLFSSNVGLNMKVNIFRQDSTFANVKALPAFYYHINNRQRIGFRGTFESSTIIDSLYTQGKDYNKKGIGIFFDMTEPSDIDLFLYKSKLNVGYDFLATKYTLENIDSKQNQFYFFGEYNYNIKGNHFLNIKGEGAMMDSKIDFSANELYRFGGWNSLRGFNENSLAADFFYYAGLEYRYLIGNQAFFDVFGQYGQLNNKSLNVKPKLYSVGLGFNFFIPIGLMSFQLSNGNEFGNPFKFNDIKIHWGILSRF; encoded by the coding sequence ATGAAACAGGAAAAGAATATGTTTATCGCTAAATTTTTACCTATAAAAATCTTTTCATTTTGCATGGTAGTAATGCTTTGCTGCTGTACTTTTTTCAAGGCACAGAAAAAGCAGTATTTTCTTATAGATACCGAAACCAAAGTAAAAAAGAAAGTGAAAGATTCTCTTTCTGCGGCAAAGTTTCTGGATTCCCTGGCTCAAAGCAATTATTTTTTCACAGAGCTGAAAGATGTAAAATTAAAAGGCGACAGTACATTGATTTATTATGATAAAGGGAAAAATTTTAACGAATCGTATGTTTCACTCTCAGATTCTATTGTTCATCAATTAAAGCTTGAAAAAGAGTTTTTTACTAAAAATTTAGATTCAGTAAAACAGAATATCAGTAAAAAATATATAGATGATGGTTTTGCATTCAGCAGAATTAAATCTAAATTCAAAGGACAGAAAAAGGGTTATCCTGTTGTAGAACTCGAAATTAATAAAAATAATAAACGTACTATAGATGGCTTTGTGGTAAAAGGGTACACTAAAATACCGAAACGTTTTATAAAAAATCTGGATAAAGACTTTAAAGGAAAAACCTACGACGAAAAAAACCTTATTGCCATTAATAAAAACTTCTTAAGTCATCCTTTTATCAGTTTAGAAAGGCAGCCCCAGACTCTCTTTACAAAAGATTCTACACAGATTTATCTGTTTATGGAAAAGAAGAAAACCAACAGTTTTGATGGTGTTATCGGTTTTGGAAACGATAAAAAAGACAAATTCACTTTAAACGGTACTCTTAATGTGAATTTTAAAAATATGTTCAACGGTTTCGAAACACTAAACTTATATTGGCAGAGAAACCCGGATAAAGGTCAGACTTTCGATTTACAGAGTGATATTCCTTATCTTTTCAGTTCAAATGTTGGTTTGAATATGAAGGTGAATATTTTCCGACAAGATTCTACATTTGCCAATGTAAAGGCTTTGCCTGCTTTTTATTATCATATCAACAACCGTCAGAGAATTGGCTTTAGAGGTACATTCGAATCTTCAACGATTATCGATAGTCTGTATACCCAAGGTAAAGACTACAACAAAAAAGGGATTGGGATTTTCTTCGATATGACCGAACCTTCGGATATAGATTTGTTTTTATATAAATCTAAACTGAATGTAGGATACGATTTTCTGGCAACAAAATATACGTTGGAAAATATAGATTCTAAACAAAATCAGTTCTATTTTTTTGGAGAATATAACTATAACATCAAGGGCAATCATTTCCTCAACATAAAAGGCGAAGGTGCAATGATGGATTCAAAAATAGATTTTTCTGCCAATGAGCTATACCGCTTCGGAGGATGGAATTCGTTACGCGGTTTTAATGAAAACTCACTTGCCGCAGATTTCTTTTATTACGCTGGACTGGAATACCGATATCTCATAGGAAATCAGGCATTTTTTGACGTGTTTGGACAGTACGGTCAGCTTAACAACAAATCCCTAAATGTAAAACCCAAATTGTACAGCGTAGGTCTTGGTTTTAACTTTTTTATTCCTATAGGATTAATGAGTTTTCAGCTTTCTAATGGGAACGAATTCGGTAATCCATTCAAATTTAATGATATAAAAATTCACTGGGGAATATTAAGTCGCTTCTGA